A section of the Phycisphaerales bacterium genome encodes:
- a CDS encoding DUF255 domain-containing protein, with protein sequence MKPQSLLMKTGVLLAICGLQMVTVSAQEITEDLNEHQTDDKKTVKHTNRLANESSPYLLQHAHNPVDWYPWGPEAFEAARRENKPIFLSIGYSTCYWCHVMERESFENEEVAAILNENFIPIKVDREERPDVDDIYMTSVQLITGSGGWPLNVFLEPTSLKPFVGGTYFPPEDHLGRPGFKTVLNQVSGFWKSQRPQVTAQADKLAEMVSHQLSQPIQSQQVTSTQVEQAVGQLLTQYDQQDGGYVSNPSKAPKFPMPGHVDFLLEAGWNLGPVQDSVKKTLTRMATGGMYDQVGGGFHRYSTDAKWLVPHFEKMIYDNGQLASTYARAYEETKNPYYAQIVQETLDYVIREMTSPTGGFYSAQDAEVDAREGGSYLWTPEEMEQALRDAELSDDVEFALAVYGLDKGTNFQDPHHESDPPSNVLYLSDDPTKVARRMGMSLEDFNDRRRRVNAALLVARDKRKQPMTDDKTLAGWNGLMIAGFADGGRVLKEQQYIDAASSAGNDVLSNMRAADGGLLRVRRGENARVDAFLEDYAFLMKGLLALYEATGDPMWLDEAKVLAQQAHDQFWDDSQGGYFDTLPGQSDLFVRARSSYDGAVPSGNSVMVSNLLDLYELTNDARYLSDASRTLESISPMISQNPVSTIVATTALNRFVEEYPDEIGQPFILSPGNTNAVRMKVSPETIHLESGGSATVTVTLRIADGHHLNSNQPGNEFAIPLEVKLVGGEGVTAQMMYPQGKRFSGPDGVVNVHSGTISVPVQLLRTGAMRGAPKLMVTYQVCNDKMCLMPETKTAPVSIKAK encoded by the coding sequence TTGAAGCCACAATCGTTACTCATGAAAACCGGCGTTCTCCTTGCAATCTGTGGTTTGCAAATGGTTACAGTGTCAGCTCAGGAAATAACGGAAGACTTAAATGAGCATCAAACTGATGACAAAAAAACCGTGAAACATACAAACAGACTTGCGAATGAGTCGAGTCCATACTTGCTGCAGCACGCACATAATCCTGTTGACTGGTATCCATGGGGGCCAGAAGCATTTGAGGCAGCACGCCGAGAAAACAAGCCGATCTTTCTGAGTATCGGATACTCAACGTGCTATTGGTGCCATGTGATGGAGCGAGAGAGTTTTGAGAATGAAGAAGTGGCGGCGATACTGAACGAGAACTTTATTCCGATTAAGGTAGATCGTGAAGAGCGACCTGATGTTGATGATATTTATATGACGTCAGTGCAATTGATAACAGGTAGTGGCGGTTGGCCACTTAATGTCTTTCTTGAGCCAACGAGCCTCAAGCCCTTTGTTGGCGGCACTTACTTTCCACCAGAAGATCATCTTGGTCGTCCTGGTTTTAAGACGGTCCTGAATCAAGTGTCTGGTTTCTGGAAAAGTCAGCGGCCTCAAGTGACGGCGCAGGCAGATAAGCTTGCTGAGATGGTCTCGCACCAACTCTCACAGCCAATCCAGTCACAGCAAGTGACTTCGACGCAGGTAGAGCAGGCGGTTGGTCAGTTGCTGACTCAATATGATCAGCAAGATGGTGGTTATGTCAGTAATCCTAGCAAGGCGCCTAAGTTTCCAATGCCTGGGCATGTTGATTTTCTTTTAGAAGCAGGTTGGAATCTTGGGCCTGTACAAGATTCTGTGAAGAAGACATTGACGCGGATGGCAACAGGTGGCATGTACGATCAAGTTGGTGGAGGTTTTCACAGATACAGCACCGATGCAAAGTGGCTGGTCCCTCACTTTGAGAAGATGATCTATGACAATGGACAGTTAGCATCTACGTATGCCCGAGCCTATGAAGAAACCAAAAATCCTTATTACGCGCAAATTGTCCAAGAGACACTCGACTACGTTATTCGTGAGATGACATCCCCTACAGGTGGTTTCTACAGTGCTCAAGATGCCGAAGTTGATGCACGCGAGGGCGGAAGCTATCTCTGGACACCTGAGGAGATGGAACAAGCCCTTCGCGATGCAGAGCTGAGTGATGACGTCGAATTTGCATTGGCAGTGTATGGATTAGACAAGGGAACGAACTTTCAAGATCCACATCATGAATCAGATCCCCCAAGCAATGTCCTTTATCTGTCGGATGATCCAACCAAGGTCGCTCGGCGTATGGGAATGTCTCTGGAGGACTTTAATGATCGACGTCGACGCGTGAATGCAGCACTGCTGGTTGCTCGTGATAAGCGGAAGCAACCAATGACTGATGACAAGACACTGGCTGGTTGGAATGGACTCATGATCGCCGGGTTCGCCGATGGTGGCCGGGTCCTTAAAGAACAGCAGTACATTGATGCAGCGAGTTCGGCAGGCAATGATGTGCTTTCAAATATGCGAGCAGCAGATGGTGGTCTTTTGCGCGTTCGTCGTGGCGAAAATGCAAGGGTTGATGCATTTCTTGAGGACTACGCATTTCTCATGAAGGGGCTATTGGCTCTGTATGAGGCCACAGGCGATCCGATGTGGCTCGACGAAGCCAAGGTGCTGGCTCAGCAAGCCCACGATCAATTCTGGGATGATTCGCAGGGTGGTTACTTCGACACGCTGCCTGGCCAGAGTGACTTATTTGTCAGAGCTCGATCTTCATACGATGGCGCGGTGCCCAGCGGTAATTCTGTCATGGTGAGTAACTTGCTCGACTTGTATGAGTTGACCAATGATGCAAGATACCTTTCTGATGCGAGCCGCACACTTGAATCGATCTCACCAATGATCAGTCAAAATCCTGTCAGTACCATCGTGGCAACCACGGCGCTTAATCGCTTTGTGGAAGAGTATCCGGATGAAATTGGACAGCCCTTTATTCTCTCGCCGGGTAATACCAATGCGGTAAGAATGAAAGTGTCTCCAGAAACGATACATCTTGAAAGTGGCGGCTCGGCCACCGTAACTGTGACGCTTCGAATTGCTGATGGTCATCACTTGAATTCCAATCAGCCTGGTAATGAGTTTGCAATTCCGCTCGAAGTCAAATTGGTTGGCGGTGAAGGGGTAACCGCGCAGATGATGTATCCTCAAGGAAAAAGATTTTCTGGGCCGGACGGTGTTGTGAATGTGCATAGCGGAACGATTAGTGTGCCTGTTCAGCTTCTGCGAACTGGCGCCATGCGTGGTGCGCCGAAACTAATGGTTACTTACCAGGTTTGTAATGACAAGATGTGTCTTATGCCAGAAACAAAAACGGCACCAGTTTCTATTAAAGCTAAGTAG
- a CDS encoding asparaginase, which yields MSKKKRIRLILTGGTIEKTYDELSGSLSNRVSVLDYMLSQLQLEGVSLDRLSLMNKDSRDMTEEDHEMIAEAAIGATASYDGVVVLHGTDRLAHTGERIAVDSSMLKKPVVLTGAMRPWILRNTDARQNLTEALLAVMLLDPGVYVAMHNNVLQFPGVVKDRERGRFVRST from the coding sequence ATGAGTAAGAAAAAGCGGATTCGTCTGATCCTGACGGGCGGTACCATTGAGAAAACATATGACGAGCTTTCTGGCTCACTATCAAATCGTGTGAGCGTGTTGGATTACATGCTCAGTCAGTTGCAATTAGAGGGTGTCTCTTTGGATCGGCTCAGTCTGATGAATAAGGACAGCCGAGATATGACTGAAGAGGATCACGAGATGATTGCTGAGGCGGCTATTGGTGCCACGGCCTCCTATGATGGTGTGGTGGTGCTTCATGGGACAGACCGACTGGCACATACGGGTGAGCGGATTGCCGTCGATTCTTCCATGCTCAAAAAACCGGTCGTTCTTACTGGTGCCATGCGACCTTGGATCCTTCGCAATACAGATGCCCGTCAGAACCTCACTGAGGCTCTTTTAGCAGTCATGCTTCTCGATCCGGGGGTCTATGTGGCTATGCACAATAATGTGCTCCAGTTTCCAGGGGTGGTGAAGGACCGGGAACGGGGCCGGTTTGTCCGCAGCACTTGA
- a CDS encoding secretin N-terminal domain-containing protein: MRSRPIALLLTALIAASAQGDDERPSPVPPSSASPSASENDTPADVATNTDAEPATEAPVNEADKEEAQEPSSDPKDAEYLQVDMRTSRSMNGRRDVPEGMVPLTFNAATVEETLPFIAEITGKIVIPLDQKTTLKNATITIMNDKPVPANEALDLIFNAFKLQNVAVIEREDVIIIGTLSKINEQLGSIPVIPASESIMGRLDRGSIVLKVFAVKQSPAEAIVEQFEEIRPQYATISVDETSNQIVVLGDIGLCQQVQEVINELDQLWVNTEIRTFRLKHADAESVSENIADLFEESSTNRSSSSNRGSSSRGNTSRSNSGNARSVSGLDVELRVAVNVQQNTVTISSAPEIVAKIAELIKTQWDLPRPKGTQRLYVLKYADPIEVRDILNNVLDQSSGGGGGGGGGGQGNQNSLTSLSGIYRFEAFPDKNALLVVCKTEESFAFLDSIIEEIDQPAAAGLPFVIELENADAVRLAEELNVLLAERGSGSGLSRPDEGLSGQPADTELEQAGTGREATEGGEITFPWQSGGRQNADNADQSPESSLIGKVRIVPIIRRNALSVLCPASLEQPIRDLVMAFDQPSRQVMITATIVEVRLGDDFALGVRIGNDDIASSSLADNRVAGGVTGAFNMAEFLGGVFSTSTLDIGTSVNVVIQALAELTDIRILQEPRIFTSDNEEAVFFDGKDVPTLTDTQLLETGVQNQSYEYRSVGVQLNVRPRITSVGDVDLEINLTLADLSTEKEFGASIINRRQTTSQVIVENRQTVVISGIITELESETNRKIPLLGDIPFIGELFNSNEDIKERKELLAFITPTVVHSPSDNYDNYNKIFLERLELLSRPLDAAFKDQMKEARFGEISPYENSQVPITERQLRHLEQEGVIDLDEPDLPLPPVIPNDQDSSSKTKPETTTERGLDQDDWEDLLEPTKESSSGE; the protein is encoded by the coding sequence GTGAGATCTAGACCAATTGCACTGCTCTTAACCGCATTGATTGCTGCCTCTGCACAAGGTGATGACGAGCGACCTTCGCCTGTTCCACCTAGCAGTGCTTCTCCCTCTGCATCGGAAAATGATACACCGGCTGATGTCGCTACCAATACGGACGCTGAGCCTGCGACAGAGGCTCCAGTAAATGAAGCTGACAAAGAAGAAGCTCAGGAACCCTCCTCTGACCCCAAGGATGCTGAGTATCTGCAAGTTGATATGCGTACTTCACGCAGCATGAACGGTCGGCGCGATGTACCAGAGGGCATGGTGCCACTGACATTCAATGCCGCAACGGTTGAGGAAACCCTCCCCTTCATCGCGGAAATCACTGGCAAGATTGTTATTCCACTCGATCAGAAAACGACGCTCAAGAATGCGACAATTACGATCATGAATGATAAGCCCGTGCCCGCCAATGAAGCACTTGATCTTATATTCAATGCATTCAAGCTACAGAATGTTGCGGTCATCGAACGAGAAGATGTCATCATTATTGGCACGCTCAGTAAAATCAATGAACAACTCGGTTCTATACCAGTCATTCCAGCCAGTGAATCAATCATGGGTAGACTGGACCGCGGCTCAATCGTTCTCAAGGTCTTTGCTGTCAAGCAAAGTCCTGCCGAAGCAATTGTCGAACAATTCGAAGAAATCCGGCCCCAATACGCAACAATTTCAGTTGATGAAACATCAAATCAAATTGTTGTATTAGGTGATATTGGCTTGTGCCAGCAAGTGCAAGAAGTAATCAATGAACTTGATCAACTGTGGGTCAATACCGAGATAAGAACGTTCAGACTCAAGCATGCTGATGCTGAAAGCGTGAGCGAGAACATCGCTGATCTTTTTGAAGAATCAAGCACAAACCGATCCTCCTCATCAAATCGTGGCTCATCAAGTCGGGGCAATACGAGCAGATCAAATAGTGGCAACGCGCGGAGCGTTTCAGGACTCGATGTTGAACTACGAGTTGCGGTGAACGTTCAACAGAACACGGTCACCATTTCTTCAGCACCTGAGATTGTTGCCAAGATTGCCGAACTCATTAAGACTCAATGGGATCTACCTCGCCCCAAGGGCACCCAGAGACTTTACGTGTTGAAGTATGCCGATCCGATAGAGGTACGTGATATTCTCAACAATGTACTTGACCAATCCTCCGGCGGCGGTGGTGGTGGTGGTGGCGGCGGACAAGGCAACCAGAACTCACTCACGAGCCTGAGCGGCATCTACCGTTTTGAGGCCTTCCCTGACAAGAACGCCCTTCTTGTTGTGTGCAAAACAGAAGAGAGCTTCGCGTTTCTTGATTCGATCATTGAAGAGATTGATCAACCGGCCGCAGCTGGACTTCCGTTTGTGATTGAACTTGAAAATGCAGATGCAGTCCGCCTGGCAGAAGAACTAAACGTGCTACTGGCTGAAAGAGGTTCAGGTAGCGGGCTCTCTCGCCCAGATGAAGGACTCAGTGGACAACCAGCGGATACTGAACTGGAACAGGCAGGAACTGGACGAGAGGCAACCGAAGGTGGTGAGATTACGTTCCCTTGGCAGTCGGGTGGACGTCAGAACGCGGATAATGCTGATCAATCACCGGAGTCATCATTGATCGGCAAGGTGCGTATTGTGCCTATTATTCGCCGCAATGCCCTCTCGGTGCTTTGCCCTGCATCTCTTGAACAACCAATTCGTGATCTTGTTATGGCCTTTGATCAACCATCAAGGCAGGTCATGATTACTGCAACAATTGTTGAAGTAAGACTCGGTGATGATTTTGCGCTGGGCGTCAGGATCGGCAATGACGACATTGCCTCTAGTTCCCTGGCTGACAATAGAGTAGCGGGCGGTGTCACTGGCGCATTCAACATGGCCGAATTCTTGGGCGGCGTCTTCTCTACATCAACGCTTGATATTGGCACCAGTGTGAATGTGGTCATTCAGGCGCTTGCTGAGCTCACTGATATTAGAATTCTTCAAGAACCTCGAATCTTCACGTCTGACAACGAAGAAGCGGTCTTCTTCGATGGCAAGGATGTTCCGACACTCACGGATACACAGTTACTGGAAACTGGCGTCCAGAATCAGAGCTATGAGTACCGCTCTGTCGGCGTTCAGCTCAATGTCCGGCCGAGAATTACTTCCGTTGGCGATGTTGATCTAGAAATCAACCTCACCCTTGCAGATCTCAGCACGGAAAAGGAATTTGGCGCTTCGATTATCAACCGTCGCCAAACGACCTCACAGGTCATTGTTGAAAACCGGCAAACAGTTGTCATTTCAGGCATTATTACAGAGCTGGAATCTGAGACGAATCGCAAGATACCCTTGCTTGGTGACATCCCCTTTATTGGCGAGCTCTTCAATTCGAATGAAGACATCAAAGAGCGCAAGGAGTTGTTGGCTTTCATAACGCCCACCGTCGTCCATTCTCCATCCGACAACTACGATAACTACAACAAGATTTTCCTCGAGCGTCTGGAGCTTCTGTCGCGTCCACTTGATGCCGCTTTCAAGGACCAAATGAAAGAGGCCCGCTTTGGTGAGATAAGCCCATACGAAAATTCGCAGGTACCAATTACTGAAAGACAGCTTCGCCATCTCGAACAAGAAGGCGTCATTGATTTAGATGAACCCGACCTACCACTGCCTCCAGTGATTCCTAATGACCAGGACAGTAGTTCAAAAACAAAGCCCGAAACAACAACTGAACGCGGGCTTGATCAGGATGACTGGGAAGATCTCTTAGAACCTACAAAAGAGAGTTCGTCTGGCGAATAA
- a CDS encoding oligopeptide transporter, OPT family, producing the protein MPSPQDTGPDNQTPFIPASKNVLEISIKALILGIVLAVVLSGANAYLGLFAGMTVSASIPAAIISMALLRMFKRRSVLENNIVQTGASAGESLAAGVVFTFPALVLMGAWTDFNYWETTIIAALGGLLGVLFTVPLRRALIVDKPLKFPEGVATAELLKTGEKVSAGAAWSIVLGTLIGALFKLGATGFHLWSETVETAKRVGGTLTDGVTAKATSLTGGSIVFFGASLSPALIGVGYIVGLNIALLVCIGGALNWYVAIPVMASDMEWPTYEVSTYEEWRHWSGSAIAGQVLTAAKGDVVGVALVNAPIPGFALTSEPQWFDFPVHPGSDQAGQAVSADKWANTIWSSRTRYLGVGAMVIGGLWALIRLWRSLIRGVMSGVESYREVRRNGSTTVKRTERDTPMQWIMIALLVSVIPIYFIFVLVTNGLWGISAFMAIIMLIAGFLFSAVAAYMAGLVGSSNNPISGVTIATLLFASLLLLAVGMVGSDGARAAVLIAAVVCCAAAIGGDNMQDLKAGHILGATPWKLQIMQFVGVLAAAFFMAPILNLLLKAYGIGDITVPGQEPLAAPQASLMQSVAQGVFEGGLPWNIIFMGMVLAAIVIALDLLCEWRNFRFRLPVLAVAVGVYLPVELSIPMLAGGLISAAVHPRLPDEGDEMEGEMKANLMDMRQSGERNGLLFAAGLITGEALLGIILAIPIVIYKGNPLDLTAMGGTAADAFPLDWIGIVLFVLIMIMLVRVATRGLWAKK; encoded by the coding sequence ATGCCATCCCCCCAAGACACTGGCCCAGATAATCAAACGCCTTTTATTCCTGCGAGCAAGAATGTCCTTGAGATTTCTATCAAGGCACTGATTCTTGGCATCGTTCTAGCAGTTGTTCTTTCTGGTGCCAATGCATATCTCGGTCTCTTTGCAGGCATGACTGTGTCGGCATCGATTCCAGCAGCCATTATTTCGATGGCGTTACTACGAATGTTCAAGCGTCGTAGTGTTTTGGAGAACAACATTGTTCAAACAGGGGCTTCTGCAGGCGAGTCTCTTGCTGCGGGTGTCGTGTTTACTTTTCCTGCCCTGGTTCTCATGGGAGCCTGGACTGACTTCAATTACTGGGAAACCACAATCATTGCCGCGTTAGGCGGTTTGTTGGGTGTTCTCTTTACGGTGCCATTACGGCGTGCACTGATTGTCGACAAGCCGTTGAAGTTTCCTGAAGGTGTCGCAACCGCTGAACTTCTTAAGACCGGCGAAAAAGTCTCTGCTGGTGCGGCATGGAGCATTGTTCTTGGCACCTTGATTGGCGCTCTGTTTAAGCTGGGCGCCACCGGTTTTCACCTTTGGTCGGAAACGGTTGAAACAGCCAAGCGTGTCGGCGGAACGTTGACTGACGGTGTCACTGCAAAAGCAACGAGTTTGACCGGTGGATCTATTGTCTTCTTTGGGGCCAGCCTGTCCCCGGCCTTGATTGGTGTTGGCTATATCGTCGGTCTGAATATTGCACTCTTAGTGTGCATTGGTGGCGCTTTAAACTGGTATGTGGCAATTCCGGTCATGGCCAGTGATATGGAGTGGCCTACGTATGAGGTGAGTACCTACGAAGAATGGAGGCATTGGTCGGGTTCGGCGATCGCTGGCCAGGTCTTGACGGCCGCGAAGGGTGATGTGGTTGGTGTTGCTCTCGTGAATGCTCCCATTCCAGGCTTTGCCCTTACATCGGAGCCACAGTGGTTTGATTTTCCGGTTCATCCGGGATCAGATCAGGCTGGGCAAGCGGTCAGTGCTGATAAATGGGCCAATACGATCTGGTCTTCTCGAACGCGCTACCTTGGTGTCGGTGCGATGGTCATTGGAGGATTGTGGGCGCTGATACGACTCTGGCGGAGTTTAATCCGTGGTGTGATGTCCGGGGTGGAATCGTACCGAGAGGTGCGCAGAAACGGTTCTACAACGGTCAAGCGTACCGAGCGTGATACGCCAATGCAGTGGATCATGATTGCGCTCTTGGTTTCTGTGATACCGATTTACTTCATTTTTGTACTTGTGACCAATGGCTTGTGGGGAATCTCCGCCTTCATGGCGATCATTATGCTGATCGCAGGCTTCTTGTTCTCAGCGGTGGCGGCCTATATGGCAGGGCTTGTGGGTTCTTCCAATAATCCTATTTCGGGCGTGACTATTGCAACGTTACTCTTTGCATCGCTTCTGCTCTTAGCCGTTGGGATGGTTGGAAGTGATGGTGCCCGCGCTGCCGTTTTGATTGCAGCGGTTGTTTGCTGTGCTGCCGCTATTGGCGGCGATAATATGCAAGACCTGAAGGCGGGCCATATTCTTGGCGCTACGCCTTGGAAGCTGCAGATTATGCAATTTGTCGGGGTGCTTGCTGCGGCCTTCTTTATGGCGCCCATCCTCAATCTACTTTTGAAAGCCTATGGCATTGGCGATATCACTGTTCCGGGACAGGAACCGTTGGCCGCTCCACAGGCATCACTTATGCAATCGGTTGCCCAAGGTGTGTTCGAAGGCGGCCTTCCATGGAATATCATCTTTATGGGCATGGTGCTTGCAGCCATTGTTATTGCCCTCGATCTTCTTTGTGAATGGCGTAACTTCCGATTCCGTCTGCCGGTACTCGCCGTTGCGGTCGGCGTCTATCTGCCAGTAGAACTGTCAATTCCAATGCTTGCTGGAGGTTTGATCTCGGCCGCAGTCCATCCACGATTGCCAGATGAAGGTGATGAAATGGAAGGTGAGATGAAGGCCAACCTCATGGATATGCGCCAAAGCGGTGAGCGCAACGGACTTCTGTTTGCGGCGGGTTTGATCACAGGTGAAGCGCTGCTGGGCATCATTTTGGCCATACCAATCGTGATCTATAAAGGGAATCCGTTGGACCTCACCGCAATGGGTGGGACAGCAGCAGATGCATTCCCGCTCGACTGGATTGGTATCGTGTTGTTTGTACTGATTATGATCATGCTTGTGCGTGTCGCGACAAGAGGTCTTTGGGCGAAGAAATAA